The window TAAAGATCGGTATAGGACAAAAGAGCCCCACGCAATCAAGTAATCTATCAGGTTTGATCTTTTCTTCTTCGTTCATTTCAATCAGGTCCTACCTTCTTGCCATAATAATCGTAGAATACCATATCTTCAAGCCTTTTCCTGGAATTTTCATCATGCTTCTGCGGAACGATCTCGGGATAGCCCACAGGAATGATTGTCAATACGAAATTAGTCTTTGGCACTTTAAGTATTTCACCGACTTTATCCCTTTCTATACTTACCCAGCACGTACCTATCCCCAGTTCCATTGCTGCAAGCATCATATTCTGCACGGCCATAGCTGCGGCGAACCTGGTCTCTCCGATGCTCTCCACCCATGAGAATTTCCCGCTCACAGGCGGCACGACAACCGCGATCGCCATGGGAGCCGCTTCAAGATAACCGGAATATCTGGCAAATTTCGAGATTGATTTCAGGGTCTCTTTATCTTTTATGATAATGAATTCCCATGGTTGGGTATTAAACGGGCTTGGAGCCCATCTGCCAGCTTCAAGTATTTTCCCGATCGCTTCATCGTTGATCAACTCTGGTTTGAACTGGCGAACCGCACTCCTGTTCCTGACCGCTTCCGAGACATCCATACATTCCCTTCTTTAGCCTTAAGCCCTCGAGAATATAACTCTTTTGGTTTTAAAAAATCAATATGCGGATTGAAGCGTGGATAATCTTTGGATGCGTTTGAGCATATTGGGATGCGTGCTCAGGATTTCCATGATCTTATCCGTGGTCTTTATTTTAACTGGCTTGGTTCTGAGCATCATTAATTCGTTCCGGTCTATGCTTCCGTTTCTGTCAAGGTCAATCTGAGATAATTCCCTTAAATCGTTGCCTGCAAGTGACGGGTCATTTGCGAAAAACGCCTTCATTCCTTCTACCTGCTTTAACGAGTCCTTCGATACCCTTGCGCTCCCATAAACGAGTTTGTATAAAGCGGAAGCTAGATGATGAGGTGCACTGCCAAGCTCTACTGAGCCTTCATCGGCATAATATTCCCTGACCCTCGACACATACAGCACGAGAAGATTTGTCACCAGGTATAGCACAAATGCGGCAATCCCAATCAGGACATTATTACCGCGCTCCCTGCCGCCCGAGAAGAGCGAGTTCCATGCCAGATACCAGCATATCATCGGGATTACGCTGATCATCGTCAGTACCACAACATCCTTGTGTTTCAGGTGTGACATCTCATGCCCGAGAACAGCCCTGAGCTCTTTTTCATCCAGAAGATTCATTATCCCTTCGGTAACACACACCCGCCCATCGCTCTCCCATCTCCCGAATGCGAAAGCGTTGGGGACAGGTATTTTTGCGATGCCTATTCTTGGTTTGGGGATTCTTGCATAGCTTGCAAGTTCGCCGACCATCCTGTGAAGCGCAGGATATTCCGTCTCACTTACATATCTCACGCCCATAGACCATTCTACCATCTTTGGGCCGATCATATACTGAATGAACAGCATCACCGAAGCCAGGATCCCGTAGAAATAAAATCCTGTCACTCCCATGTAACTTGCCGCAAATGCCACAAGTCCGTAAACTATGGCGAACATAACCGCCATTACAAGGTATAGTCTCAATTTAAGCCACATAATTTTCACTATCTTTACTTTTTCTCAGATAAATACTTTGTCCAATTTATTGCGCGCCGATGCCAGCGCTTCGCTTCCTGCTATTTCGACTGCGAAGCTATCAGCCATACATTCAAGTTCCGATTCCTTATGGTACGAGAATGTCATGAGTGCCAGTTGTTTCAAGTACGGCGTTGTGGAATTGTTGCGGATATGCCAGGCCTCGTGTGCCAGTACTGCCTTCAATTCCTCATCGCTCAATAGCTCAAGAAGCCCGAGTGACAGAAAAATCGATTTCCCTGATGCGAAAGCTCTGGGTATTGCAGAATCGTAATAGTATATCGTAGCAAACGTCAGCCTGTCCACGAATTCCTGTGTCCATTCCAAGATACTGACTGCCGGCCTGGCATTGAGACGCTTGATCAGTATCCTGTCATAAAACCGAAGCACTCCGAACATTATTACAGAAGATATCACTACGTAAGCGAAGTAAAGATACAAAGTCAGCATACCGCTGCATTTCATCAAATAAAATGCAGAAACGATAGCCAAAAGAACAGCTCCCTGAGCAGAAACAAATGTCAAAAGCCTCTGTTTTGGATTCCTTATTATCAGGCTCGCTGCCAGTAATGTTATCGAAATAACGACAATAAGCCCGACATAAGGAGCAAGATCTGATAACTTCAGGCAAAGCCCGAAGCAATTGAATTCACTAAATATATTCATTTCTTATCACTGTATTTTGAGAAATTCTCAAGTGCGACAGGCCCGAAGGCATCCACAAGACTATCCAGGATCTTCGTGGTGATTTCAGAAGCAGCCTCTTCTTCAGAGAAAGCTGGCTCATACACATATCGAACCCTCCCATTAATATTTTCGACATGCCGCATCGCATATCCTGCTTTGACCAGCCTGTCAAGTGTGCCCGCCACACTTGTCAGTGGTATCTCTGTCTTTTCTGTAAGCTCCGATGTGGTCATCTCACCTTCACCCCATAATACCTTCATAATCTCTGCTTCAATGGGACTGAAGAACTTTGTGAGACCATCGTTAGAGATATTAATCTGATCAAGCTTAACCATGAGTTTACAATTGACGTAAACAGTATTAAAGATTGCGGGAAAAACCCAAAAACTATAATTAACAAACCTGCATGGTTAGAGTACCATGGATTTGCATAAGATAGCCAGAGAGATCAGGGAATTCGAGGGCGTGACCCGAAAAAAGCCCATTGCAGACCTGATCAATATCTTCGAGAGCGTTCGCTCTGAATATGCTAATTCTGTTGTAGATTTCGGCGATGACGCAGCCGTGATAGATATCGGAGGAGAGGATTATATTTTGTTTGCAGCAGACGGCATCTGGGGCAGGCTCATCAATGCAAGCCCCTGGTGGGCGGGCTACACTTCCGTGCTCGTCAATGTTAACGATATAGCTGCGATGGGCGGCAAACCCGTAGCCATGGTGAATGTGCTTTCTTCCGACGATAAGAATGCATGCAAGGAACTGCTAAGAGGCATCAGGGATGGAATAGCAAAATTCGGCGTCCCGATGGTGGGAGGTCATCTGCACCCCGATACACCGTACACCGCGCTTTCAGTGGCAATCATCGGGACTGTCAAAAAAGGATGCGAGATAAGAAGCGGTACGGCACGCACTGGAGATTCCATAATAGCTGCATATGATATGAAAGGAAGGATCGGCCCCAATTCGCCCTTCAGTTTTGACTCTACGACCATGAAGGAACCTGAGGAAGTACGTGCTAAGTACAGGGTGATGCAGACAATAGGAGAGAGGGGACTTGTAACGGCAGGAAAGGACATAAGCAATCCGGGCTTGATCGGAACACTTGGCATGCTCCTTGAGACCAGTTCAAAAGGCGCAAGAGTATATCTTGAAAAGATACCTGTCCCTGAAAATATTGATCTTGCTCAATGGCTAAAGGTTCATCCTGCGACGGGATTCATATTGACGTGTTCTCCTGAGAAGGAAAATGAAGTGATACGCCTTTTTGAGGAGGGAGGATATACGGCAGCAAACATCGGCATCATAGAAGGTACATCGAGGCTTGACATCTGCCATCTGAATGAGTGCGCCACCGTATTTGATTTCAAGACTGATGTCGTCACCGGGATTACTCAATAGGGTTTTCAGGAGGAGATCGCGTATCTTGCAGCCTCCTCGATTGTTCCAACTTCCCTTATTTCGATTCCAATATAGCCTACATCACTTGCCTGCCCCAGCGGCACGAGGAACATAACTGCCCCATTCTGTTTCGCAGCAAGCGCTTTTGCCCTCGCTGCCCCGATCTTGCCAATTGAATGGTCCTCGTTTATTGTCCCCGTTATGTACACGTCATTCCTAAGTTTCTTGCCCTCCATGGCAGCTATAACCGCAAGGGTCATGGCAGAGCCCGCACTCCCTCCCGCAATCTCCAAACCCGGCGCTTCCACGGGTGCTTCTATATTGATCAACACATCTTTATTAGAAAGGCTTGTCCTGGTTACTTCACGGGCGACACGCACTGCGGTCTGCGCTGAGAATTGAAGCGTCGGATCGAAAAGCACGTTGGCAACATTGATAAAGAGACTGCCATTTCCGTTCTTCAGGACGACCTCCACCGGGATCACATGACCTATTTCGTTCTGGTCCACCGCTACCACGCCATAGTCGCTCTTGGCGACCATTGTGAGGTTGATGATTTCCTGTTGAAGTTTCTGGCTGGCCACAGTCTCGTTTCTTAATTGCTCATCTTTCATGGATAAATTCTGCCTGAGGTCAGCTATGCTTGATTCAAGCCGGGTTATCCTTTCTTTTTGGTTTTCTGAAAGATTCTTGAGTTCGCCTATAGTTATATCTTGAAGCTTCAATTTTTGAATATTATCAAATAGTAGAACGGACGTGCCGATCAATAAAATACTGATGATTACCGTCAGAATTTTTAGGAACCTATTATTATCCGGTAATTTCTCCACCATGTTTATTAGTATTCCATAATGTAAAAGACTTTTTAATGGATTTCTCTCATATCAATTTCAGGTATTTTAGAAATAACATGCAGAGCATCGCAGCCCTTGTGCCTCTTCTTCCCGGCTCAAATATTGTTTCGGGGCCGGTCGATGGCATTATGATCTACAGCTTTGCCACGCCGCAGGCTTCATATATTTTTCGCGAAGTGGAGCAATCAAAAACAAGCTCAATATTCATTGCCGGCGGTCCTCATCCTTCGGCTCGCCCCGAGGAGACGCTTGAGTATTTTGATTATGTGGTCATTGGAGAAGGCGAGAGAACACTACCGGAACTCACAGATGCGCTGCAAAATGGAAAGGATATTTCCTCAATTAAAGGTATGGCATTCAAAAATGATGGCAGGATGATATTCACTGGAAAGAGAGAGAGCATCGATCTGGACAGATACCCCCCTTTTAATCCTGACGTGATTCACAGCACAATAGAAATTACCCGGGGCTGCCCTTTCAAATGCGCTTACTGCCAGACGCCGCAGTTGTTCGGTCACGGGATGAGGCACCGCAGCATTGATATGATATGCAGGTACGCAAAGTTCCTAAAAGACGTGAGGTTCACATCCCCCAACGCATTTGCCTATGGCTCTGACGGCATCCATCCGCGCATTGAAAAGATAGAGGCATTGCTCTCCTCTTTGCCGCGCGATGGGAATATATTTTTCGGCACATTCCCGTCGGAGGTCAGGCCTGAATTCATAAGCGACAGGCTTCTTGAGCTTGTATCCGAACATTGCGCAAATACCACGATCAGCATGGGGGGACAGTCCGGAAGCCAGAGAATCCTCGACCTTATACGCCGGGGTCACACCGTTGAAGACATCGTTATCGGGGCCGAGAAATGTTTGCAGCATGGATTCACGCCCGTGGTGGATTTCATTTTCGGGCTGCCCTATGAGACCAGTGACGACCAGCTTGAAACTCTCAGGCTTATCAAATTGCTCACCGGAAAAGGAGGAAAAGTGCATTCGCATTTTTTTATGCCTCTGCCGGGGACGGCGCTTGAGGGCGGGAGGCCAGCCCCATTATCGGGAGAGGTGGGAAAAATAATGGGCGAACTTGCACTTCATGGAAAAACAAGCGGCAGGTGGTCTAAAGCTGGATATCCTTATTCTCAACAAGAATCCTGAACTCTTCCAGACTCACGCGCCCTGATTTTTGGAACTTCTCCTTGGCAAGTTCACGTTTCCCTTCGGTTTTCTTCTCATCCTTAGATAACTGGATTTCTTTCATCTGCTCAAGATAGACTCCAAGCTCATCCCTGAGTCTAGGAATTTCAGCCTTGAGAGCGCTTATTCTCTTTCGAAGCGGAGCTATGCCCTTATATTTCTCTGATACCTGGGCATGGTAAGAATCAGCCTCTTTTCTGATCGCGTCGATTTCATTATACAACGCTATCATCTCCTCGTGGTATTTCTGGGATTCCTGTGCAAGGGTCTGGATCTTCGCATGCAAAGAATCCATATCTGTAAAGATCCCCTTTGCCTGGTTATATTCTACAGAAATCTCATTATGTATCACATTGGCTTTTTTGGTGGCTTCAAGTCTCCTGGCCAGTTCGATGAGCCGATTATAGACATTGATTTCATGCTCAAGCGGTATGTCGGCAGTCAGGAAAATGTTGAGTTCCTCGCTGTAAGCTTTCTCAAGAGTTTCGAATCTACCCCTTGCTTCCGTGTTCAGATCGTCACGCGTTTTTTTAAGTTCCCCGATTTTCTCACTGAATTCCTTTCCCCTGTTCTTGAGCTTATCCCTCATGGATTTCAGCTCCGCGATCCTTGCATTTGTTTCATCCCGTTTTTTTCTAAGGTCTGCCGCTTTCGGGGAAAGTTCTTTCACCTTTGCGTTCAAACTATCACGCTTGGCCTTTGATTCCTGCCCCACATCATTATGCAGCGAGATTTCCCTGAAGGTATTCTTCAGTTCTCTCTCATTTTGTTCAATCCTTTGCCTGAGAACATTTATTTTTTCTTTCAATTCCCGTTCCGGAAGTTTCGGATATACTTTTTGAGGCACATCCTCCTTCTTCCCTGCTTCCTGATGCGATGCATTTTCGATTTTCACCTCATCAGGCGCTTCTGGTAATAACGCTGGCAATTGTTCATGAACCTGCGCCGGGAGATTATCTGAATTTGCATTATCCATTTCAGTCAACCTTTATTCCCCCTTTTTGTTTTTCCCAGTAAGTGGAAGCGCTGTTATGACTTTCTATCCTGTGCCTCAACCAGCTATGACGGCCTTCGATTTCTTTCTCTTGTTTATCATAATCCTGGGCGGATACAGTTTGCTGTTTGGGTTTACTCCCAATAGAGAGGAATTCCTTATGGCAAGAATTGGCCTCGTTCAATTTATCTACTATCGCCTTGCAGGTTATGATCACTCCACCTTTCCTTGCCCCGGATTCAAAATCATAGAAATGTCTCTTTAATTCCACTATTATCCTTTCTTCATCCTCAATATTTTTTGAATCCTGAACCTTTTTCTCAATCTCTTCTATCCTTCCCGAAAGGCGTACCATATCTTGAAGATTTGCTGCCTTAATGGACCGCATCTTTTCGATCACCTGCCCGAATACCTCTTCCCTCAGTTTTTTAGCCTGGTAGAAAAGCAAATGATATTTCTCATTAAGGACAGAGATCCTTGATTCTGTGGTCTCTTTTTCTTTTTTAATCTCGTCAGCTTTCTTCTGAATAGCCATTAACTTGCTGTCAATATCTGAAAATTCTGTATTATATACATCAAGAAATTTTTTATGTTTTTCGATAACAAGTTCAATTAATTTTTCGCTTTCAATTAATCCGGTCATAATCGCACCATCTGAGCATGCGGAACACCTTTGATAAATATGACGTTTTCAGGGTCTATGCAGCCGCAGTCAACTGCACATGCCACCGATTTCTCCCCTGCTATGTTGGCGATGGTTGCACCAGACAGGGCTTCCTTAACCTCTTTCTCGGAAGCCTCATCACCTTTATAGAACCCCTCTTCCAATTTTAGAACAAGATCGCCTTCCCGGAAAATTTTACCTATTATTTCCGTGTCGCAGACGGCGACCATGATTTTCATCTCTGCATCATATTTTTTCATGTACATGTTTTAGACAACCCTGAACCGTTCATTGCTCGCTTCAATTATTTCTCCCGCGCTCTTTAATTTTTGTATCATATCTTCAACAGTATCTTTTTTGATACCTGATTCTTCCGCCTTTCTTATAATGTCTTCTATGGGTGCCGGCCCTTTATTTTCATCCTGGAGTTCCCTTATGATCTCTCTCAGTACCTTGATCTTGTCCCGCTGGCTCTTGCCCATGCCCACGTTGATGATATCCGCATCAAGCCTTCCTGTCTCCGGGTCGGTCATGACCTGCTTAAGGCTTGCCATCACGATCCTTATGACGCGGTCCGCATCCTCGGTCGTTATTATATTACTCAAACGCACGCGTGCGCTCGCTTCGGAAAGTCGGATAAGGGCTTCGAGCTGGCGAGCGGTCACTGGGACGGGAGAATTCGGGTCTTCGCCCTGCTTTCGCAGACTGAGATAGAAGTCGATCAGCTGCTTCCTGGCATCATCCTCAATAATCGGGAATATGTTCCTCTTTGTGTAAGCTATGTATTTTCGAAGCATATCAGCCTGGATAACTGGTTGTATGACCTCCATGGCTTTTGTGATATCTTCCTGTTCTATGCCTGAATTGAGCACATTATCCCTTCTCATCGAGAGCTGGCCGGCATAATGTGCTTTCAGGATATGTTCAGCAATCGCCGTATCCCGGCTGACCGATGGTTCGTCCGTCAGGATGAAAATAAGGTCAAAACGCGAGAGAAGAGCAGGGGGCATGTTTATCTGCTTTGCAATAGGTTCGTACCTGTCAAACCTTCCGAACTTTGGGTTCGCCGCTCCAAGCAGCGCACAGCGTGATTTCAACGTAGCCATGATCCCTGCCTTGGCTATGCTTATTGTTTGCTGTTCCATTGCTTCATGCATTGAACTTCGATCATCCGGTTCCATCTTGTCGAGTTCGTCCACGCACGCAAGCCCCATATCCGCAAGCACGAGCGCACCGGCCTCAAGCGTCCACCGCCCTTCTCCGAACTCGTCTTTGACCGCAGTGGCAGTAAGACCTGCGGAAGTTGAGCTTTTGCCACTTGTATAAATACCGCGCGGCGCAAGCCTTACAGCGTAGCGCAGCATCTGGGATTTCGCAACTCCGGGATCACCAACAAGAAGGATATGGACATCCCCGCGTATGCGTGTCCCATCTGGCAGCGATTTCGGTATCCCGGAAAAAAGCTGCATCGCCATTGCTTCCTTGACTTCCTCATAACCATATATGGAAGGCGCTATTGAATATATCACCTTCTTATAGATCTCCCGGTCTTTGCCAAGTGCCAGTATCTCCTCGATCTCTTCTTTTGATATTTCTATATCTTCAAATTCCTTGTCCTCTATCTCGGTGGAGATCCCATCAAGCACGAGATCGAAGAACGTGCTCTTCCCTTGCTGTGTGCTTCTCTGGAATGAGCGCAATATCCCCGAAACCACCACCCTGTCGCCCGGGGCCACGATCCCGGCAAGGTCGTCATCCACATCCACATCCAGCGTCTGGGGCTGCTCACCCCCTCGCAGGTCGTCAGGTGATTCCTGTACCCGCA is drawn from Candidatus Methanoperedens sp. and contains these coding sequences:
- a CDS encoding M48 family metalloprotease, with the translated sequence MNIFSEFNCFGLCLKLSDLAPYVGLIVVISITLLAASLIIRNPKQRLLTFVSAQGAVLLAIVSAFYLMKCSGMLTLYLYFAYVVISSVIMFGVLRFYDRILIKRLNARPAVSILEWTQEFVDRLTFATIYYYDSAIPRAFASGKSIFLSLGLLELLSDEELKAVLAHEAWHIRNNSTTPYLKQLALMTFSYHKESELECMADSFAVEIAGSEALASARNKLDKVFI
- a CDS encoding nitroreductase family protein, giving the protein MDVSEAVRNRSAVRQFKPELINDEAIGKILEAGRWAPSPFNTQPWEFIIIKDKETLKSISKFARYSGYLEAAPMAIAVVVPPVSGKFSWVESIGETRFAAAMAVQNMMLAAMELGIGTCWVSIERDKVGEILKVPKTNFVLTIIPVGYPEIVPQKHDENSRKRLEDMVFYDYYGKKVGPD
- a CDS encoding phosphoserine phosphatase, whose product is MTEMDNANSDNLPAQVHEQLPALLPEAPDEVKIENASHQEAGKKEDVPQKVYPKLPERELKEKINVLRQRIEQNERELKNTFREISLHNDVGQESKAKRDSLNAKVKELSPKAADLRKKRDETNARIAELKSMRDKLKNRGKEFSEKIGELKKTRDDLNTEARGRFETLEKAYSEELNIFLTADIPLEHEINVYNRLIELARRLEATKKANVIHNEISVEYNQAKGIFTDMDSLHAKIQTLAQESQKYHEEMIALYNEIDAIRKEADSYHAQVSEKYKGIAPLRKRISALKAEIPRLRDELGVYLEQMKEIQLSKDEKKTEGKRELAKEKFQKSGRVSLEEFRILVENKDIQL
- a CDS encoding methanogenesis marker 2 protein; this translates as MDLHKIAREIREFEGVTRKKPIADLINIFESVRSEYANSVVDFGDDAAVIDIGGEDYILFAADGIWGRLINASPWWAGYTSVLVNVNDIAAMGGKPVAMVNVLSSDDKNACKELLRGIRDGIAKFGVPMVGGHLHPDTPYTALSVAIIGTVKKGCEIRSGTARTGDSIIAAYDMKGRIGPNSPFSFDSTTMKEPEEVRAKYRVMQTIGERGLVTAGKDISNPGLIGTLGMLLETSSKGARVYLEKIPVPENIDLAQWLKVHPATGFILTCSPEKENEVIRLFEEGGYTAANIGIIEGTSRLDICHLNECATVFDFKTDVVTGITQ
- a CDS encoding DUF424 family protein, translating into MKKYDAEMKIMVAVCDTEIIGKIFREGDLVLKLEEGFYKGDEASEKEVKEALSGATIANIAGEKSVACAVDCGCIDPENVIFIKGVPHAQMVRL
- a CDS encoding BlaI/MecI/CopY family transcriptional regulator, with translation MVKLDQINISNDGLTKFFSPIEAEIMKVLWGEGEMTTSELTEKTEIPLTSVAGTLDRLVKAGYAMRHVENINGRVRYVYEPAFSEEEAASEITTKILDSLVDAFGPVALENFSKYSDKK
- a CDS encoding minichromosome maintenance protein MCM, with the protein product MAQSSNQVWEDFFKRYYWESILELAKNYPEKRSLTIQFSDLERFDMELARELVEHPDSVMKHANEALAGIDLPVDVVFSGAHVRIIKLPERIQIRELRSAHINKFIAVSGLIRKATEVRPKIVNAAFKCQRCDHVTLMPQGEGKFVEPYECENDVCGRKGPFKLVHEESEFIDAQKLRVQESPDDLRGGEQPQTLDVDVDDDLAGIVAPGDRVVVSGILRSFQRSTQQGKSTFFDLVLDGISTEIEDKEFEDIEISKEEIEEILALGKDREIYKKVIYSIAPSIYGYEEVKEAMAMQLFSGIPKSLPDGTRIRGDVHILLVGDPGVAKSQMLRYAVRLAPRGIYTSGKSSTSAGLTATAVKDEFGEGRWTLEAGALVLADMGLACVDELDKMEPDDRSSMHEAMEQQTISIAKAGIMATLKSRCALLGAANPKFGRFDRYEPIAKQINMPPALLSRFDLIFILTDEPSVSRDTAIAEHILKAHYAGQLSMRRDNVLNSGIEQEDITKAMEVIQPVIQADMLRKYIAYTKRNIFPIIEDDARKQLIDFYLSLRKQGEDPNSPVPVTARQLEALIRLSEASARVRLSNIITTEDADRVIRIVMASLKQVMTDPETGRLDADIINVGMGKSQRDKIKVLREIIRELQDENKGPAPIEDIIRKAEESGIKKDTVEDMIQKLKSAGEIIEASNERFRVV
- a CDS encoding TIGR04013 family B12-binding domain/radical SAM domain-containing protein, with amino-acid sequence MDFSHINFRYFRNNMQSIAALVPLLPGSNIVSGPVDGIMIYSFATPQASYIFREVEQSKTSSIFIAGGPHPSARPEETLEYFDYVVIGEGERTLPELTDALQNGKDISSIKGMAFKNDGRMIFTGKRESIDLDRYPPFNPDVIHSTIEITRGCPFKCAYCQTPQLFGHGMRHRSIDMICRYAKFLKDVRFTSPNAFAYGSDGIHPRIEKIEALLSSLPRDGNIFFGTFPSEVRPEFISDRLLELVSEHCANTTISMGGQSGSQRILDLIRRGHTVEDIVIGAEKCLQHGFTPVVDFIFGLPYETSDDQLETLRLIKLLTGKGGKVHSHFFMPLPGTALEGGRPAPLSGEVGKIMGELALHGKTSGRWSKAGYPYSQQES
- a CDS encoding zinc metalloprotease HtpX, with product MWLKLRLYLVMAVMFAIVYGLVAFAASYMGVTGFYFYGILASVMLFIQYMIGPKMVEWSMGVRYVSETEYPALHRMVGELASYARIPKPRIGIAKIPVPNAFAFGRWESDGRVCVTEGIMNLLDEKELRAVLGHEMSHLKHKDVVVLTMISVIPMICWYLAWNSLFSGGRERGNNVLIGIAAFVLYLVTNLLVLYVSRVREYYADEGSVELGSAPHHLASALYKLVYGSARVSKDSLKQVEGMKAFFANDPSLAGNDLRELSQIDLDRNGSIDRNELMMLRTKPVKIKTTDKIMEILSTHPNMLKRIQRLSTLQSAY